The stretch of DNA CTGGCTGCGCGACCGTGATTTCACTAATTGGGGCGACGCTACCTGGTTTCGAACCAAACAATTCATAGCCACACTGCTTAACCTGAAAAAGCCAGACGGCATCACACCACGCGAAATCATCAGTCTCAACGCGGTGGGAAATGGCGGCTTGTCGCTCCGGCGCGTTGCAACCATGATTACGTCGTTGCGTCGGTTTAGAAGTCGGCTCAACGAATACCATCAAAATCATCAGGATCAGTATAACGAAGATGTTTTTTGGGGTATAGAAGTAAATCGCTACTGGCCGTTTCTACGTATTCCATCGTACCGAACGGCACTGCGCTTTGCGGTTGAGTTTTATCCACAACGAGCTATTGAAACATATAACAAAGGCAAGCTTCCATTTGGATGCCATGCCTGGGATATTCACGGAACTGATTACTGGCGGCCTATTTTTGCCCGGTATGGTTACCAAATTTGAGCGAACAAATGATTGCATCGGAACGGCCAACGATCTCGATTGCTATGTGTACATACAATGGCAGCGCACATCTGCCAGAGCAATGGCAGAGTTTGATTGACCAGAAACAGCATCCCGATGAGGTGGTCGTCTGCGATGACCAATCTACCGATAATACAATCGAGATACTTCAACAACTTGCTGCCGAAGCCCCTTTTCCGGTTCATATCAGTCAAAATTCAACCCGGCTGGGCTTTAATAAAAATTTTGAAGGTGCCCTCTCTGCGTGTACGGGTGACTTGATTTTCATCTGCGATCAGGATGACCATTGGTTGCCTGAAAAAATCAGCCGAATGACTCAATACATGATTGATCATCCTGAAGCGCAGCTAACGTTTTGTAACAGTTGGGTTACTGACGAAGACCTGAACGGGCGTGAAAGCCGGTTTTGGGAATGGATTCGATTTGATAAACAGGCACAGAAACGCTGGAAATCAGGCGATATGATGGATGTTATGCTCGACGGTAATCGAGTTATGGGCTGCGCAACCGTTATTCGACGCACGTATCTGGCAACCATTCTGCCTATTCCAACCGAAATTCCGGGGTATATTTATGACGGATGGATCGGTTTGGTTGGTGCTGCCGAAAATACGATTCATTTTTTAGACATACCCCTCCAGCTTTATCGTACACACGGCCAACAGGAAGTGGGCGTGCGCGTGGAAGAGCCAATGGAGCGTATTCGCCTGCGCGACCGCCTTAGCCGGCATCGGGCCAAAAAACTGGCTCCACTACGCGAGAAACAGGCACAATTGACTGTGATTAATCGCCTTCTATCGGAACGAGTATCGCCCGATGCGCCGGGTATCCCACTGTTACGCAGGCGGTTATCCCATTTCACCATGCGTTCCTGCCTGCCACACGACCGAATCAAACGGCTTGGCC from Spirosoma montaniterrae encodes:
- a CDS encoding DUF5672 family protein, with product MMNKSAAQVAVVVPVYKTQLTAYERIALTQCVRILGSYPIILVAPHGLSISEYREICPTLTVRTFDKHYFASIQGYNQLMLAEEFYQAFTDFTYMLIHQLDAFVFQDELAEWCQRGYDYIGAPWLRDRDFTNWGDATWFRTKQFIATLLNLKKPDGITPREIISLNAVGNGGLSLRRVATMITSLRRFRSRLNEYHQNHQDQYNEDVFWGIEVNRYWPFLRIPSYRTALRFAVEFYPQRAIETYNKGKLPFGCHAWDIHGTDYWRPIFARYGYQI
- a CDS encoding glycosyltransferase; the protein is MIASERPTISIAMCTYNGSAHLPEQWQSLIDQKQHPDEVVVCDDQSTDNTIEILQQLAAEAPFPVHISQNSTRLGFNKNFEGALSACTGDLIFICDQDDHWLPEKISRMTQYMIDHPEAQLTFCNSWVTDEDLNGRESRFWEWIRFDKQAQKRWKSGDMMDVMLDGNRVMGCATVIRRTYLATILPIPTEIPGYIYDGWIGLVGAAENTIHFLDIPLQLYRTHGQQEVGVRVEEPMERIRLRDRLSRHRAKKLAPLREKQAQLTVINRLLSERVSPDAPGIPLLRRRLSHFTMRSCLPHDRIKRLGPVLNSLRQGNYKRYADVAANWYAPYLAALGDLLE